The Streptomyces sp. NBC_00162 sequence GTCGCCCCGGCGAGCAGGACCCGGCCGGGTGTGAGTACGCCCCTACTGCTGAGCAGGTAGACCAGGGCGATGGCGAGGACGCCGCCGATGAAGGCCGCGCCCCCGGCGGGCAGCGGGCCCAGGCTCACGCCGGTGAACGCCACCAGCACCACGGCGAAGTAGGCACCGGCGTTGACGCCCAGGGTGTCGGGAGCGGCCAGCGGGTTGCGGGTCGCGCCCTGTACGAGGACTCCGGAGACGCCGAGCGCGACGCCGACGACCAGACCGGTCAGCGTGCGCGGCAGTCGGCTGCCGACCAGGATGTCGCGGGTGTGCGGGTCGCCGTGACCGGCGAGCAGCGCCGCGAAGTCGCCGATGTCCACGCCGGAGGCCCCGAGGCCGAGGTGGACCACGGTGACCAGGCACAGGACGAGGAGAGGGCGCCGCCCACGAGCAGGGCTCGCGGGCGGCGGCCGGACAGCCGGCCGGGGCCGGACAGTCCGCCGGATAAACGGCCGGACAGGCGGGCGGGCAGACGGGCGGAGAGCGTCATCAGACCTTCAGGGCCTTGCCGGTCTCGTCGAGGATGTGCAGCGCCGAGAGCGGGCCGCCGAAGAGCCAGGTGCCGGGGTCGAGCGGGATGACGCGGTCGTTCTTCACGAACTCCAGCCCCTTCCACACCGCGTTGGAGGCGAGGTCGCCGGTGAACGGGTTGTCCTTCACACTGGCGACGTAGAGGAAGGTCGCGTCCTGCTCGGTCTTGGTCAGGCCCTCGACGCCGACCGTGGTCATGCCCCAGGCGTCGGGTTCGCCCTTCCAGCCGTTCTTCAGCCCCGCGAGGTTCAGCACCTGGGGGGCGATGGCGTCATCGGTGAGCATCCGGATCGACGCGGTGCCGTTGGCGGTGAAGCCCTGTGCGACGGCGTACTTCAGCCCGCCCTTGCCCGCCTTGTCCAGCCGCCCCTTGAGGTCGGCGGCCTTGGTCTCGATCTGCCGGTTGACCTCGGCCGCCTTGTCCTGCTTGCCCACCGCCTTCGCGAGCTCGGTGAAGTTCTTCTTCATCGTCTCGAGTTGGGGCTTGGTGGTGTACTTGAACGACACGACCGGGGCAATGCCCTGGAGTGCCTTGAGGTTGGCCTTCGACCGGTCGTCGTCGATCACGATGAGGTCCGGCTGCAGGGCCCGGATCTTCTCCAGGCTCGGCTCGTTGCGGCTGCCGACGTCCGTGGTGCCTTCCGCGAGGCCCGCACCCTTCGCCGTGATCCAGGTGCCGTAGCCCTTGTTGTCGGCGTTGCCCACCGGGGTGATGCCGAGGGCCACCAGTTCCTCGGTGTACGTCCACTCCAGCGTCACCACCTTCGCGGCGGGCTTGTCCAGGGTGACCTGGCCCTGCGCGGTGTCCACGGTGATCTTGCCGGTCGCGCCCTTGTCCGCGGCCGGCTTGTCGGCGGCGGACTTGCCGCCCGCCGCGTCCCCGGCCGTTCCGGAACCGCAGCCGACGGCGGACAGCGCGAGTGCCGCGGCGGTTCCGGTCGTAGCGAGGGCGCGCAGAATCCTCTGCATGGCGAACTCTCCTTGTGTGCGGGGTGGTTCTGGTTCAGGAAGTGGCGGCGGACTCCTGCGGCCGCGTCGGAGCGCCGGGGAAGCAGGCGAGGTATCCGCTGTGCGGATCGCGGACGACGGTGACCTGCAGGCCGAACGCGTCGTGGATGACGTCCGGGGTCAGTACCTCGTCCGGCGCCCCGGAGGCCGCGACGGCGCCGTCGGCGACGACGACCACCTCGTCGGCGTACGCCGCCGCCTGCATCAGGTCGTGCAGCACCACGCCGCAGGCGATGCCGTGCTCGCCGGCCAGCCGGCGCACGACGTCGAGCACCTCGAACTGGTGGCGCATGTCGAGGTAGGTGGTGGGCTCGTCCAGCAGCAGGACGCCCGCCCGCTGCGCCAGCACCATGGCCAGCCAAGCCCGTTGGCGCTCGCCGCCGGACAGTTCGTCGAGCCGGCGGTCCACGAGCGGAGCCGCGTCGGTGACCTCGAGCGCCCACTCGATGGATTCGGTGTCCTCGCCGGTGTGCCGGGCGAGCGCGCCCCGATGGGCGTACCGGCCGTGGCGTACGAGCTCACGTACGGTCACCCCGGCCGGGGCGTGGGAGGTCTGGGGAAGGAACGCCAGACGCTGGGACAGCGCGCGACGGGCCAGCTGACGAAGCGGTACGCCGTCGATGCGCACCTCGCCGCCGATGGGCGGGAGGAGACCGGCCACGGTCCGCAACAGGGTGGATTTGCCACAGCCGTTGGGACCGACCAATACGGTGATCGCGCCGGCCCGCAGCGACAGATCCACCTGTTTGAGCACCGGGCGACCCGCGTGCCCGACGTCGAGAGCGTCCGCCACCAGA is a genomic window containing:
- a CDS encoding ABC transporter ATP-binding protein produces the protein MSLGDVRLVADALDVGHAGRPVLKQVDLSLRAGAITVLVGPNGCGKSTLLRTVAGLLPPIGGEVRIDGVPLRQLARRALSQRLAFLPQTSHAPAGVTVRELVRHGRYAHRGALARHTGEDTESIEWALEVTDAAPLVDRRLDELSGGERQRAWLAMVLAQRAGVLLLDEPTTYLDMRHQFEVLDVVRRLAGEHGIACGVVLHDLMQAAAYADEVVVVADGAVAASGAPDEVLTPDVIHDAFGLQVTVVRDPHSGYLACFPGAPTRPQESAATS
- a CDS encoding ABC transporter substrate-binding protein; translated protein: MQRILRALATTGTAAALALSAVGCGSGTAGDAAGGKSAADKPAADKGATGKITVDTAQGQVTLDKPAAKVVTLEWTYTEELVALGITPVGNADNKGYGTWITAKGAGLAEGTTDVGSRNEPSLEKIRALQPDLIVIDDDRSKANLKALQGIAPVVSFKYTTKPQLETMKKNFTELAKAVGKQDKAAEVNRQIETKAADLKGRLDKAGKGGLKYAVAQGFTANGTASIRMLTDDAIAPQVLNLAGLKNGWKGEPDAWGMTTVGVEGLTKTEQDATFLYVASVKDNPFTGDLASNAVWKGLEFVKNDRVIPLDPGTWLFGGPLSALHILDETGKALKV